TTTGAATATCTGCTGAAGCCCGTTGTTTATACCGAGCTGGAGGAGACGCTGCTTACCGCCATCTCCCGGGTGAAGGAGAAGCGGAGAATCAGTGAGACCGACGACCAGTACAACAAGATTGTTGAGTTGTGGAACAGCCGCAAGCCGATGCTTGTCGAGCGGTTCTGGCAGGATCTGCTCGAACGGAGAGTTTCAAGTAATCCGGAAGCTATTCGTCAATCACTCTCCGCTTACGATATGCGGATGAGTACAGTTGAACAGGTACGCCTCATCCTAATTAGCGTGGAGAGCTGGGAACGTCCGCTTAACGAGCGGGATGAGCTTATAATGGAATTTGCGCTGCGCAAATCGGCCGATGAGCTGCTGCTCGAGAAGCTTCCCGGCAACGTTATCCAGGATCACCGGGGCAATATTCTTGTGGTGCTGCATCTAGGCGAGGTCGAAGCGGCTAGAGAAGAAATCGAGGCGTTATGCCGGAATTACGTTGAAGCCTGCAGGCAGTATTTCTATTGCCGGCTCTCCTGTTATGTAGGTCAATTAACCGCCGTAACGGAAGTGCTGCAAAGCTATCTGGCGCTGCTTAACAAGGAATACCGCAATGTGAGTATGGCAGGCGGCGTAATTTGGAGCGAGGACCCGATGAGCAACACGGTGAAACCAGCCGTTAGCTTTACGGAGTCCATGCTGGATTGGGCTGATTTGCTCGAGCAGGGGAGCACGACGGAGCTCTCTCTCAAACTTAAAGAATGGACCAATTCTATTGATCCTGGTAAAGCAACGGTTGAGACGCTAACCGCTTCCTACCATGCGCTCTTGCAAGTCATCTATTATGCGATGCACCGCAAGGGGCTCCAAGCCCAGCAGCTTTACGAGAATCACGCTTGCTCCAGCGTGGAGACCGCAACCCGTTCCGTTGTACAGTTCAAGTTATGGGTAAGCTGTATAGCCGAAGCCGCGGGCAGCCTGTTTACGAGAACGATGACGGTAAGTCCAATTGTACAAAAGGTAAAAGCGTATATTGCCGAGCATCTGAACGAAGAGCTTTCCCGCGAGCAGCTGGCGTCTATTGCTTTTGTTAATCCGGCCTATCTGTCCCGCTTGTTCCGGAAGGAGACCGGCATGGTGCTGACCGATTATATATTGAAGGAAAGAATGGAAAGAGCCGCGGAGCTGCTGGCTACGACGGACCGCAGCATCAGCGAGATTGCCGACGGGCTCAGCTACGGAAATTTCTCTTATTTCGCCAGATTGTTCCGCAAGGTTCACGGAGTTACGCCGCAGGAATACCGCAAGCCTTACCGCAAAGTACAGTAAAATCAATGGAAATAGCCCCTTTTCGCTTACCACCTTCTCAGGTGGTTTTTTTGTTTTTTCATAAAATTTCCTTTCGCGGGCATCATGAAGTTAAAAGAATTGGCGGGAGGATGTATATGGAGCATAACGGACAACCATTAGAGCAGCCATCGAAACCATTTGCATCCGTCAGCGACAACTTAGCTTTTATCAGGCAATCTCTTGGCTCACCCAATGATTTATTGATCCGCACCTTTCGGATGGCGGAAGGTGAAAAAGCAGCGGTTGTATGTATCGAAGGCCTGGCTGACAAGCAGGTTATTCAGAATCAGGTTATCAGCCAGCTGATGCAGGAAAGCGGAAGCCGTTTTGCCCGTACGGACCGTACCGAGAATACCGGACAGATGGACGATGAATACAGCAGAGGAACCGAAGCGCAAAC
This region of Paenibacillus sp. JDR-2 genomic DNA includes:
- a CDS encoding helix-turn-helix domain-containing protein, with protein sequence MIRVLIVDDEIYAVKGLRSGVRWELIGVDGVYEAYHAPMAQQLLLEQPIDIVICDIEMPEISGLELMEWVKERGMFPETIVLTCHSEFEYAKRAIHLGSFEYLLKPVVYTELEETLLTAISRVKEKRRISETDDQYNKIVELWNSRKPMLVERFWQDLLERRVSSNPEAIRQSLSAYDMRMSTVEQVRLILISVESWERPLNERDELIMEFALRKSADELLLEKLPGNVIQDHRGNILVVLHLGEVEAAREEIEALCRNYVEACRQYFYCRLSCYVGQLTAVTEVLQSYLALLNKEYRNVSMAGGVIWSEDPMSNTVKPAVSFTESMLDWADLLEQGSTTELSLKLKEWTNSIDPGKATVETLTASYHALLQVIYYAMHRKGLQAQQLYENHACSSVETATRSVVQFKLWVSCIAEAAGSLFTRTMTVSPIVQKVKAYIAEHLNEELSREQLASIAFVNPAYLSRLFRKETGMVLTDYILKERMERAAELLATTDRSISEIADGLSYGNFSYFARLFRKVHGVTPQEYRKPYRKVQ